In one window of Haloimpatiens sp. FM7315 DNA:
- a CDS encoding ABC-2 family transporter protein, protein MILISATIGHLVIRNIFCAILIIVFSTFAFRFIYGTISLMCFWYGKCDSLRDIIFSIDIAKNYPMDIFGRFVFNIFIYVLPISMMATIPAKIMLNKEKHIYLLLTISILLFVFGL, encoded by the coding sequence ATGATTTTAATATCTGCAACAATAGGACATTTAGTTATTAGAAATATATTTTGTGCAATTTTAATTATTGTTTTTTCTACCTTTGCTTTTAGATTCATTTATGGAACAATATCCCTTATGTGTTTTTGGTATGGAAAATGTGATTCTCTTAGGGATATAATTTTTTCCATAGATATTGCTAAAAACTACCCTATGGATATATTTGGACGATTTGTGTTTAATATTTTTATATATGTATTACCAATAAGTATGATGGCAACAATACCTGCAAAAATAATGCTTAATAAAGAAAAACATATATATTTATTATTAACTATATCTATATTGCTATTTGTTTTTGGATTATAA
- a CDS encoding ABC-2 family transporter protein, which translates to MNTISKYVRLLGRYTKLSILDLKEFPFEIFMKSLSLGFDVVFVFLFWTSIHNLGISYEGWNKYEIFILAGCSTISDAIAQLTFGFRDIEYTVLKGNFDNYLMRPVNPIFSIMAEKFFIFG; encoded by the coding sequence ATGAATACTATAAGTAAATATGTAAGATTATTAGGAAGGTATACAAAATTATCTATTTTAGATTTAAAAGAATTTCCCTTCGAAATATTTATGAAAAGTTTAAGTTTAGGATTTGATGTAGTATTTGTTTTTTTATTTTGGACATCTATACACAATTTGGGTATATCATATGAAGGATGGAATAAGTATGAAATATTTATTCTTGCAGGATGTAGCACTATATCAGACGCTATAGCTCAATTAACATTTGGATTTCGTGATATAGAGTATACAGTACTTAAAGGGAATTTTGATAATTATTTAATGAGACCTGTAAACCCAATATTTTCAATAATGGCAGAAAAATTTTTTATTTTTGGGTAG
- a CDS encoding ABC-2 family transporter protein has product MYLFWKYSLNNTKILSYTASSLGKYFIYTNVLQLSFLPAMFVTYETWDSINKGEISLWIVKPLNYPLYIFSKKFGNFIFKFIICMFVFSGIEIIFKLNFSYKSLILGIVLSILGFIILFQIQFLIGICTFWVGKVLTLRDNIMNLTFLFGGQLLPINMLPRIISNISKYLPMQYIYYLPANVLSNNFSINEISFYIKIEVIWIIIFFIATNILWNLGIKRYSPNGG; this is encoded by the coding sequence ATTTATTTATTTTGGAAATATTCATTAAACAACACTAAAATATTATCATATACAGCGTCTTCTTTAGGTAAATATTTTATTTATACAAATGTATTGCAGTTAAGCTTTTTACCAGCAATGTTTGTTACTTACGAAACATGGGATTCTATTAATAAAGGGGAGATTAGTCTATGGATAGTAAAACCATTAAACTATCCATTATATATATTTTCAAAGAAATTTGGAAATTTTATTTTTAAATTTATAATCTGTATGTTTGTATTTTCAGGAATTGAAATTATATTTAAATTAAATTTTAGTTATAAAAGTTTGATATTGGGAATAGTTCTAAGTATCTTGGGATTTATAATATTATTTCAAATACAATTTTTAATTGGGATATGCACATTCTGGGTAGGTAAAGTTTTAACATTAAGAGATAATATTATGAATTTGACATTTTTATTTGGTGGGCAGTTATTACCCATAAATATGTTGCCTAGAATAATTTCAAATATTTCAAAATATTTACCTATGCAGTATATATATTATTTACCTGCTAATGTTTTATCAAATAATTTTTCAATAAATGAAATAAGTTTTTATATTAAAATTGAAGTTATATGGATTATAATATTTTTTATAGCAACAAATATATTGTGGAATTTAGGTATAAAAAGATATTCTCCTAATGGAGGTTAA